CTTCAACAATATGCCGGTTTGTGAGAACCCAGTAGGAGACTGTCCTCTCCTGTAGTTAGAACGCTAAAGGAGAAATGTCTTATGATCAGGTGGCCTGTAGCTGGCGTGGGACAAGGACCCAAGAGTCTGTCCTTTTCCTCTACACTTCCCTCTGCCTCAAGTGTGTGTCATTCACTTCACACCCTCTGAGCTCCAACTTTTGTGTAGCTTCACAGAGTCCCCCTCCTTGTGTCCCTCAGGGTATCTGCAAACACTGCTTTAGAGTATCTCTCGCTGTGTGCTTGCACTCATTTATACACTTGTCTCCGTGCTATGCTGGTAACTCTAATCCTGGCCTCAGTTAGTGCATAGAACTGAATTATTTCAATCTTGTTCCCAATTCTGAAGAATTGAGTGATGCACAGAGAAGTCCTGCAGACTCTCGTCACTGCCTTTCTCCTTCACTACTCACCTGGCCTTGGCTAGGCGCTGTGGCTCTTCCAGGCCTTGCTTCCTGTTAACTTACTTGGTTCCATTTTGCCTGAGGTTAAACTCGGTGACACCAAGCATTCGCATTTGGAGCTGGGAGTTCCAGGTCTGGGTTCAGAGTCTCCTAGTTCAAGTTCCCCAGGGCAAGCCATTTGCAAGCTCTCCAAGTGTCTTGGGTTCTTCCTGTGGGACATGAGGATGGAAGTACCAGCCTGGGTCTCACAGGGTTATTAAGGTCACTCCAGAGCATAGACCATGGTGAAACATTGTAAAATGTGGAGCTCTGTCCCCTTGTGAGTAGTTGTTTTATCGTGGGTGTGGATGTGTTGGGTAGGGAAACTATACCAGGGTTTCCAACGTGACAAAAGGAGTCCTTGTATCTGCCAGTTAGACTAATTATTAGAGCATTAGATCTTTACTTGCAGGGAGTCGGCTCTTTATTTAGACTAGaacttggtttttttgttttttgtttttttaaagacaacgACAGTTTCAAAGTGTCTGTCCCATTATCCTTATTAGAAATTTTAGGAGCTGAGTGCTATCTTTCAGACTTCCAACTAGAAGTAGCACAAAAATCCAGGGTCAGATCGAGTGTGCCCTGCTTTTTGGTTCAGATTATACGATCACTTATTCATGGCCTTACAACCATTGCGACCCTAGGATATGTCCTCTGTCTTCCTGTGGCAATGTATCCTGGTGTATTTTACctaatctctctttctcttgattttttgtcttttaacagaTATGGAGGCTAAtcaccaatttcttattttttggtcCAGTtggattcaattttttatttaacatgatttttctgtatcctttattAAGTGGGGGTTAGCATCAAAACTTGAGGTTTACGTAGGGAATACAATATAAGGTAAAGCTATCGATGCTGCTGTGTTTGTTACTCTCTTAACTGTGACTTCTGGGTACAGGCTCTGTGGGACACAGAGGAGTTGGTCAGAAAGTAGTATTTTAAAGGCATTCTGTTGGTCCCTACTTGTTCTAATGGGAGCTATCCAACCACAGAGTGATTACCTTTCTGCCCATAAGTCACTTACAAATTAGATCAAGGGAGAGGAAAAGTGGGTTAGTTGAGGCCTATTTACAAAATAACATCAGCAGGTGCCTGAATACGGTGATAAGCCCCAGAGCCTGGGTACAGGCATGAGGAGGGGGTTCACAAGGAACGGAGAACACGAGATATCCTTAGATCTTGGTTGCCAGTTCTGCTGGCTGGAAAGATGGTGCCCGACAGGCCACATGCCAGTTGTTGAAAGAGGGAATGAGATATACTCTGGTCAGGGGATGATTGGGGCCTCCAAACAGGACATTTGTCCTCCACCTGACCCTCTGGAGTGATAGAGGAGTTACGGCTCAgcttgagggggtggggggggctttGTTGGGGTTGCAGGACCCCTGCCCTAGGATGGAGTCCATGGGTCCCATGTGATACGTCATCCTGGTAAGTTTCTCAGAGTGAAGTATTTTCATCATGCTGCATCCTTGTTGGCCAAGGTACAGAAGTGCCAAGTCACACGAGGCTTCTTGCCGGGCGTGTCTTCCAAGTCAGGTTGTGAAAAAGCATGGGTGGTACAGGTCACGTGGGGCTGAGCGTGGGAAAGACGACCCATGTTTGGAAAGGTTTCCTGAGTAGCTGCAAGCTTGTGTGTGCAGCGTCAGGCTCCTTCCCCAGCCAGGAGTGCTTTGTGCCATGGGCGGAGCCAGTCAGAGCTAGTCTTTGCCTTGCCCAAGGTGCCTGGTGGAAGGGAAGTAACTATACTCCCCGTGAACATGCCGAGGACGTGAAGGCTTGGCCTGGTCCAGCTGACACAGAGTCCAGGTGCAGCTCAGCAACACGTTAACTTTACTGTCTTCCTGATTGTGTGCTTAATGTTTTCTTAACTCGGCACTTAAGGTACCGCTACTGTCGAATGCTAGAAGAAGGCTCTTTCCGAGGTCGGACAGCAGACTTTGTATTTATGTTCCTTTTTGGTGGATTCTTAATGACTGTATCCTTCAACAAGTAGAGTGAATACAGGAAAACTTGCCAAATGCCCTGTGTCCTCCTACAGCTCTCCACCTGCCTTCCACGGCCCACTAGATAAGCTGAGCAGATACAGGTGGATTCCACACCATAGCTGCAGGCACTGTGGCTCTTTTACTTTCTGGGATGGCGTTCTGAGCCTCAAGCTGGGCCTCGCTGGGCCAGGAGCCTTTGTACCGAGAGCAAGTCAGAAGCAGTGTTAGCCCACGGGGGTCACCGTTTTACTACTTTAGGTTTATGACTGTCGATGTGCGtacgttcttttttttatttttttttaagatttttttatttatttatctatagagacacagagagagaaagagagaggcagagacacaggcagagggagaagcaagctccatgcagagagcctgacatgggactcgatcctgggtctccaggatcacgccctgggctgcaggtggcgctaaaccgctgcgccacaggggctgcccacgttcttttttttttagagagagagtttgtcatggggggaggagagagaatctcaagcaggctgcacgcccaacacagagcccaacgtggggctggatcccacaaccgagatcatggcctgagtcaaaacTGAGTCGGACGCTTAACACACAgcgccacccaggcgtgcccCTCCCAATGTGTGCTTTCGAACAAAGTTGGCAAGACATTTATTCAGTCATTATCAAAACtgataaattagtatttttaactATTGTCATGGGTGTAACAGCCTTGAACACAGTCCGTTCTGGGACAGTTTCTCCAGCTATCTTCACTCACCTCTTAAAGGTGCTAATGGTGAGTGAAACTTAACATAATTATTGACTGAGGAATTCCAATATTTCCCAAATAGTCAAGAACTTTGTGGAAATGGTATTAACTGGAAGCAGCTATGGTCCAGATGTGCTGGCCCACACAGATTTTTGCCTGGTTGCTCTGGGTAATTATTTTcaggcttccccccccccccccccctcagatTAACTAGCTCGGGACTGTCCTACCTCAGACCTATGTTAGAGCCCAGCCCCCCCCCCATCTTGCTCCGCCTTCCCTCTCACACTACTGAGGTTGATACTTTCCTTAATGCCATCTGCtagctttttggtttgtttgtgaGCTTAGTTTTCCTGGGACAGGCCTTTACAATAATGCTTGTCTACGTATGGAGCCGAAGGAACCCGTATGTCCGCATGAACTTTTTTGGCCTTCTCAATTTCCAGGCGCCCTTTCTGCCCTGGGTGCTCATGGGCTTTTCCTTGTTGCTGGGGAACTCCATCATCGTGGACCTCTTGGGTAAGAACCTCATCGTgactttttctatttgtttttacgTGTGAACTAGTCACCGCCGTTTTTCATGTCTGGCACTCACATACAGCTGTTCTGGGATTGTTTGATGGTTGCATGCTCAAAGATTACAATACcagtttttaaattgatttttaataaccATAGTGACATTTCTTCCTAAATACACAGAATTTATGTTGGTAGATCCACTAGTAATCAAAATTTTCATCCTGCCcctcattctttatttttgggCAACTCTAGGCATCGCAGTTggacacatatattttttcttggaaGATGTATTTCCCAATCAGCCTGGTGGAATAAGAATCCTGAAAACACCATCTATTTTGTGAGTATTGGACGCCAGGCTGCATTTTCCTTGCAGATAGCATGGGACAGGGTCTGTGTCTGCGTCTCCGTGGGGCTGCCGTAGGTCCTGGCACATGTGGTTCAGCTCTGTCAGTATTTGCAGATTGAACCATGGGCTGCAGTTGAGGAGCATTTGGGTTGGGTCAGAGCAGATGGTGCCAGGGTTGTGCAGGAGTGAGCTTAGGGTGTCCTGGGGATGACGTGGCATGCTGCCCGATGAccaccagcccctcctgccccagggaggAGTCTGCTGGTTTCCACGTGAGCCACTGCCCAAGCTTACAGCACAACTGACACCAAGGAAGTTTCCAGTGGTGGGATTTCTGGCCTTCCAGGGAGTAGGAGAAGCAGGGCTCAGCAGTGAGGCGGACTAGAACCAGGTGTAGGGTACCCactgaccagctgtgtgactttgagaaagTCTGTCTTCATCACGCACTGCGCATTCCGCATTCCTGAGAGTGAAGCTTTGACTTCTTTCTACCCCAGGACACTGTGTCCTTGAGACAGGGTCCATGGGAGGAGTCAAGCATGAGTTTTTATTATACAGGGTTGGGTGTGGAAGAGTCCAGCAAAACAAAGACCACTGAGCAGGAACACTGCCTCTCATTGTTGACCTTTTGATGCATATTCTTTCGTCTTACTGtatgtgtgcttttaaaaaatgttcttttgtaaCCATCTTTTCAATATGTCATAATCATTTTTCCATcctagaagtaggattgctgtTTTGGTTATTGACGAATCTCCATCGGAATGGATGCTCAGGTTTATGGTTCGACTGGCCACATAGAGTGGCTGTTTCCCCGCAGCCTTGTCAGACATGGGAGGGATTATTTACTTTTTCCTGGTTGACAGCTGTGAGGTGCTGTCTggtttttatgactttttttttttttaatagtttcagaCTTACAGAAAATTACAAACCATTCAAAGGACTTTTTCCTCATAAGTGTTTGAAAGTAAGTTGTCGATCTaatttcaccaccaccaccaccaccaccaccaccaccaccaccaccaccccccccccccgttgtgTATTTTCCCTGAAGAAGGACATTTCCCTACGTAgtcaaaatcaggaaaaacaGGACTCCTCAGACCGAAGCCTCTCCTGGCACTTGTCCCAGTCGGTGTCTCACGGGACAAGAGTCCAGCTCAGACTCAGGTGTCGCATTTCTTTGTCACACCTCTTTGGGCCCTGCCAGTTTGGAGCAGCTCCTAAGTCTTTCCTGGACTCTGACAGTGACGTGTTTGACGGTTGTCATCCCCTCCCATAGAAGGGCCCGAAGATCTGGGTTTGTCTAGTGCtccctcacatttaggtctcacATGTTCGACAGGAGCATCAGAGAGGTGACCCGTGTCCTCCCTGCAGTGCTGACGGGTCTGTGGGTCTGCGTGTGCTGGATCCGTCAGACTGGCTGTCATGGCTCTGACGACTGGATTAAGGTCCATCATAAAgctccttttgttccttttgtgaTGCTCTGTGGGAAGGCACCTTGAGATGGTCAGTAGCCTTTCTTGATCGCATTCCCGTCCTTTATGTCTACATGAGCAGCAATCCCTTGTCATTGTTGCTTTGATGCTCCTGCCCCAGGTTTGGCCAATGAGAACCCCTTCAAACTGGCTTCTAATTACTTTTCAACGTGTCCCCATCATTCTGTCTCTTCTTTAAGTAATTGATTATTTTCTGGCCAGACAGGAtctcccaggctcctcctctccctgatGCTGTTTCTGCAAGGTACTCTGGTTCCTTCCTAGTGGGGAGTGGTGCCTGGAAGTCAAGATGCGAGCACTGGGTGTGCTCATTGCTTGCGGAGTTACCGGACCGTGAACAGAGCGAGGGAAGTCTGCGTGCCTGTGGGTGTGTTTACATCTGCATTTGCatatctgtgttttttaaaagcatgaggTTCCTGACATCCCCAGCTCTAGGATGAGTCTATATGAATCTAGGTGttttttcttactgtatttttttctccagtgttttattattgaaaatatccAAACTCacagaaagtggaaaaaattatACAGTGATATCATTTACCCACCACAGATTCTGTGGTTATATTTTACTATTCTTGCCTTTTATACATCTCTCCATGCCTCTGTCCATCTTTCCATTCCAGTATCCTTAATTCTTTAAGTACTTGAGTGTGTATGTCACTGactacacactttttttttttttccatacaagAGAGTACACCTCTTAAGTGTGTTAACTAACGGGTTTTCATAAATGCACAAGCCTGTGTGACCCAAACTCCTATCAGGATGGAGTGTTGCATTACCCAGAAGGTTCTCTCCGTCAGTCTGTCAGTCCTTGCCCCATCCCCCAAGAAGCAATCACCAGGCTGATCTTGTAGCTCTGCTAGCTTCACGCGTGGAGTCCTCCAGGATGTGTGGGTAAACCCCTAGGTGTAAGGCCTCTTCCATTCACCGTCAGGGGATCAAGATTCATCCACATCGTGGCTCACAGCAGGGATCTGTTCCCCTTTCTACAGAGTAGCGTTTCACCAGGTGAATACTCCACCTCCTTTTCTACAGTTCCTTAATTCTCACTGGCAGGGAGGAACCTGATCTCCGTTGTCATTACTATCTTCACCTATTTAGTGAACCCCGAACATAGCCCGTCTTATTACTGCGCCCCCATCCCCCATGCGGATGCCTTCTTGTCCTGCTCTGCCTCACACCCACCAGGGTTGGCTGCCCTCTGATGGGGAGTGCCTGCTTGAGCCTACTCAGGCTTTGACACGCGGCACCAGGCCCCTCCACATGTGTGCGCCCTACACTGGGatgcccccccccagccccatcctGCCCTGGAGCCACCATGGCTCACTTCCTTGCACACCCACCCACTTTATTTTGTCCTGTTTGAGTTTGGAAAGTAGAAGCAATCTGGGTTTTGAACatgctttcttttaattattactaAAGCAAACGTTTTCATGTTTTATTGGCCTTTTGGATTTCCTTTTTGAATTGCCTTTTCAGCCCTGTATTTTTCTACTGGGGTATGTTTGCTTTCATTGTTAGTTTTGTGAGAATTAAGGGAGCTCATGTTGAAGTATAGGTGCTGTTTCAGACCCCATGATAAAGTAGAAGTTTTCAGCTAATTTTGTCAGCTTCAGGCAAGTGTAATTAGAAATACGAATGCCCAGAGTGGATGCTGTTTTAATGgtcaattctcttttttttttttaagattttatttattcatgagagacacagagaggcagagacacaggcagaggaagaagcaggctcccagcagggagcctgatgcgggactcgatcccaggaccctagggttacgacctgagccgaaggcagatgctcaactgctaagtcacccaggtgtctctaataATCAGTTCTCTAAGGAGAACTTGAATGGCCctataaagggattttttttttttttttcatgagaggcacacagagagaggcagagacaacagggagagggagaagcaggctccatgcagggagcccaacgtgggaatcgatcccaggtcctATAAGGggattttaaaagtcttttggaCACTATCTTTTTCTATGATCTGTGTAATTTTTCTTGGAATGACttgtgaactttttaaaatttcacttgtgataaaatatacataacgtgcgcagcccgggtggctcagtggtttagcaccaccttcagcccagggcctgcctgatcctggagacccaggattgagtcccacgtcaggctccctacgtggagcctgcttctccctctgcctgtgtctcagcctgtttctctctctgtgtctctcatgaataaataaataaaatctttaaaaaaagaaatacataacgTAAACGAGCAGTTCCGTGGCAGTAAGTACTCTCAGTGTGTGCTTGTGCCACCGCCATCCATCTTTATAATGCTTGATGCAGCAGAAGTGAAACTGAGCTGAGTAACACCCCATCCCCAGCCCTTGGCAGGGGcagtgcttctctctctctctctctctctctctctctctctctctgtctctgtctcggTTCCTCATACACGAGGAATCACATTCTATTTGTCCGCCTaggtctggcttgtttcactcaaCACAGCGTCCTCAGGGCTCATCCACATCCGAGCAGGTGTCAGAACCTCCTTCCTTTGTGAGGCTGACTACTATCCTATTGTGTGGATGGACCATCTCGGTGATCCGTCTGTCAGTGGGTACTGGGTGGTACCTTGGTTATGGGGAGACATTTGTGATATTTAGTGTGAATCAGGTTACAGAACAAATGTGTTATCTAACtttcataaaattacatatataaaagttCTGGAAGAATGATGACAGCATTAACAGGGATTATTCCTGAAGATTTAGGatgtttgtatgtattttctgttttctctgcaaCTAATATGTGttgctttcataataaaaagaaaaaaaaacaagagataagagttaatataaacatgaaattattttttttttaatatgaaattattatGACTTATCTGCACAGCGTGATGACTGTTTCCTTGGTGGGCAGCTATAGTGTCTGTCGTCAGAGGCCTGAGGGAAGTCTCTGGCCTTGCAGCACAGGACCCGGGGTGATTCTGGGCCTAAGTGATCTCTGTTCCCTGTCTTTCAGGAAGGCTATTTTTGATACACCAGACGAGGATCCAAATTACAATCCACTACCTGAAGAGCGGCCAGGAGGCTTTGCCTGGGGTGAGGGCCAGCGCCTCGGTGGTTAAAGCAACAGTGCCAATAATGAGACCCAGCTGGGAAGGACTCAGTGACATGCCCTTTGGGATTCTTTTATCCTTTGTGTTGCAAAAGTGCGGACACTTTTGACGGCTTGGCAGGTTTTAACTCCAGAAGCACTTTATGGAATGGTACACTAATGGATCCAGAAGACACTTGGAGCAGCCGGCCAGTGGCTCCTCACTACCCTGGCAGTGAAGGTATAATCTCTCCAAGCCAAACCACTGGAGAAACAAGTACCCTGCTGCCTCTGGCGAACAAGTACAGGAGTGCTTGAGTTCTGGGGTGTAAGGCagagctttctcttcctcttcttctttgatAGACGAGGCCATGGTGTAAATGGAAGTTTCAGAGAggacaaaataaaactgaattccatctctctcttctcACTGAATCAAAGCTTTTGTGTGTGATCTTTTAAATGACAACAGTGTGTTCTAGTTAGCTGCCGTGTAGGCCTGGGCCAGCCTGCTCTTCCCGGGGCCACCTCAGCTTTCGACGGGATCGTGTTTCAAGACTGGAAGTATGTGGCTGCTGCGCCGTGGCTGTGCACACGTCTTACCCATGCAGCAAGCCAGCTCCAGTAGGAGGAAGATCAGTTGGTGCTGTCCAGATACTTTGTTCTCCGTCTGGGTTTGGCAAAACGTCCAGTTGTTGGATGACTGGGAAACGGGGGTATAGGGTGGTACTTGCGGCAGCAGGAGTTGCAGCTACCGGAGGGCTGGCTCCGGGCTCATGTGGCATCTTCCCGATTCTGCCTGTATTCCTCCATTAAGAAATATCCAGGAAAAAACATGCCATGGCCAGCCACCCTTTGGGAAAATGGCAGATAGATCTCTTTTAGATCTGGGATGTTGACTCTGGAGCCAGATGAACAGGTACCAGTTAGGAATACCCGGGCCTTGGGCTGGTTGACTTTGGTCATTTTGCTGAATGAAAAGCCAAGCAGCTTTTCAGAGCCAAGCACCTGGTTTACCTTCACAACCAGGTAAAAATTAGGGTCCAGAGGAGTAGACACTTAATGCCTGTGATTCGATAAAGACCCATCCAGAATTAttaatttctctgggcctctgcaggTTTGCACTCACACTAAGTAGTTCAGAGAACCCACGGGATGAAGATGTCCACCCATAGGGAAGAGATGGTTGCAGATGGTTCTAGCAAATAGGACGTAGACATGGACCATTTCCCCAGGAGTGGCAGCCTGGGTAAGTGGTAGCTAGCACTCTTCCATAATGAGCTTTCCCTCAGCAAGatgaacttgagaaaaaaaaaaaaaaaagatgaacttgaGGTTTAGGGTAAATGTAATTGACACCCTAAGTGGGGATTTTTCAGGTGGTGTAGTGAGGGGGAAAGTATTTTAATGTCTTCTCATGGCACATGCATTAGTGATGAAAGGTAGTACGGACAGTGGACATGCTGCTGGTCGGTAACCGAACATGGCTATTACAATTTTACAGAATGTGGTTTAATGGGACGGCTTTTTTCctaagcaatgaaaaaaaaaaaaaaaaacttttaacatGCCAATCTGAGGATGTACGATCCTTAcaggattcttttattttgtcaCGTCCTGGCTCTGTTCAAGAAAGCTTGAGTTGAATTAAAAGTGTCTTGAAAATTACTTAGggtttagagggatccctgggtggcgcagcggtttggcgcctgcctttggcccagggcgcgatcctggagacccgggatcgaatcccacgtcgggctcccggtgcatggagcctgcttctccctctgcctgtgtctctgcctccctctctctctctctctctctctctctctctgactatcataaataaaaaaaaaaaaaattacttagggTCTAGAAATAGgtttctctgttgtttttgtttgtttgtttttaatatttattcatgagagacacagaaagagagagaggcagagacacaggtagagggagaagcaggctccatacagggagcccgacgtgggactcgatcccgggtctccaggatcaggccctggtgcTTCAGGTGGCGccataccgctgagccacctgggctgccctctatgtttttgttctttttttcttataaatttattttttattggtgttcaatttgccaacatatagaataacacccagtgctcatcccgtcaagtgcccacctcagtgcccgtcacccagtcaccccaaccccccgcccacctccccttccaccacccctagtttgtttcccagagttaggagtctttcatgttctgtctccctttctgatatttcccactcatttttctcctttcccctttattccctttcactattttttaaagtagggaacaggggcagccccggtggctcagtcgttCAGCTGATGCGCGCTCTGAGGATGTGGGTCCCGGTGCTGCGCTGCATCGGGGTGGAGTTGTTGTAGAAATGCAGTGTGCACTCCTGAGGGAAAGACGGACGTGCCCCTCACATCTCCCCAAGAGACAGATTTTCTGCACATTATCGTGTGTTTCTTCTGTTCACTTCTCCCTTCCACCTGCTTTTCTTCTGTCACTCCCTGTGTCCCGTTGCCTTTCATGTGCCGGGTGTGGTCTGTCCAAGAGCAGAGCGCCCATGCCCTTGGCAGCGACGCCCTCGCTCTGTCTGGGGCCCCCCAAGTTGTTGGGTGAGGGGCTCCCTGGGGTTGTCATGTCTCCCAGACAGACAGCCAACTTGCACAGGTAAGTGCCGTCTGTATTCTCGGTGCTGTAGGACATCCCCTAAGCTACTCACGTATTTTAGGAGTTTGCATTAACGTAGTGGAACTTGCCCCAAACTAGCCCCTTCTCTGCTCAGACATCTGCACTGACTTCGCAGCCCCCAGGGCACACTGTCTCCCT
This window of the Canis lupus dingo isolate Sandy chromosome 5, ASM325472v2, whole genome shotgun sequence genome carries:
- the DERL2 gene encoding derlin-2 isoform X4 codes for the protein MAYQSLRLEYLQIPPVSRAYTTACVLTTAAVQLELITPFQLYFNPELIFKHFQIWRLITNFLFFGPVGFNFLFNMIFLYRYCRMLEEGSFRGRTADFVFMFLFGGFLMTLFGLFVSLVFLGQAFTIMLVYVWSRRNPYVRMNFFGLLNFQAPFLPWVLMGFSLLLGNSIIVDLLGIAVGHIYFFLEDVFPNQPGGIRILKTPSILKAIFDTPDEDPNYNPLPEERPGGFAWGEGQRLGG
- the DERL2 gene encoding derlin-2 isoform X5, which gives rise to MAYQSLRLEYLQIPPVSRAYTTACVLTTAAVLELITPFQLYFNPELIFKHFQIWRLITNFLFFGPVGFNFLFNMIFLYRYCRMLEEGSFRGRTADFVFMFLFGGFLMTLFGLFVSLVFLGQAFTIMLVYVWSRRNPYVRMNFFGLLNFQAPFLPWVLMGFSLLLGNSIIVDLLGIAVGHIYFFLEDVFPNQPGGIRILKTPSILKAIFDTPDEDPNYNPLPEERPGGFAWGEGQRLGG
- the DERL2 gene encoding derlin-2 isoform X2, whose product is MAYQSLRLEYLQIPPVSRAYTTACVLTTAAVLELITPFQLYFNPELIFKHFQIWRLITNFLFFGPVGFNFLFNMIFLYRYCRMLEEGSFRGRTADFVFMFLFGGFLMTLFGLFVSLVFLGQAFTIMLVYVWSRRNPYVRMNFFGLLNFQAPFLPWVLMGFSLLLGNSIIVDLLGIAVGHIYFFLEDVFPNQPGGIRILKTPSILISQAPPLPDAVSARYSGSFLVGSGAWKSRCEHWVCSLLAELPDREQSEGSLRACGKAIFDTPDEDPNYNPLPEERPGGFAWGEGQRLGG
- the DERL2 gene encoding derlin-2 isoform X3, which translates into the protein MAYQSLRLEYLQIPPVSRAYTTACVLTTAAVQLELITPFQLYFNPELIFKHFQIWRLITNFLFFGPVGFNFLFNMIFLYRYCRMLEEGSFRGRTADFVFMFLFGGFLMTLFGLFVSLVFLGQAFTIMLVYVWSRRNPYVRMNFFGLLNFQAPFLPWVLMGFSLLLGNSIIVDLLGRLFLIHQTRIQITIHYLKSGQEALPGVRASASVVKATVPIMRPSWEGLSDMPFGILLSFVLQKCGHF
- the DERL2 gene encoding derlin-2 isoform X1 produces the protein MAYQSLRLEYLQIPPVSRAYTTACVLTTAAVQLELITPFQLYFNPELIFKHFQIWRLITNFLFFGPVGFNFLFNMIFLYRYCRMLEEGSFRGRTADFVFMFLFGGFLMTLFGLFVSLVFLGQAFTIMLVYVWSRRNPYVRMNFFGLLNFQAPFLPWVLMGFSLLLGNSIIVDLLGIAVGHIYFFLEDVFPNQPGGIRILKTPSILISQAPPLPDAVSARYSGSFLVGSGAWKSRCEHWVCSLLAELPDREQSEGSLRACGKAIFDTPDEDPNYNPLPEERPGGFAWGEGQRLGG